The following are encoded together in the Mumia sp. Pv4-285 genome:
- a CDS encoding ABC transporter substrate-binding protein — MNRLLRVAAAVSATTLVLTACGSNSGASDDSDSGASGVITADDCADPDAASAEITDTLKVGWTAATSGPLADAVGNVIEGMEARFAVANEAGGIDGVKLEVIVKDDAFNPERAKANVGELIQKDKVDVLDTFGSGQVDAIADDQNDACVPLLFAQASVPAYRDIENFPWTTEYLPSADVEMAVVVEGLKKQYPDGADVALAVNQTESGQGIADGFKKAAEGTNLKIVAEEPLTDPKTAASTLKASNAQVLVDAGVTTDCLALTQAIARVGWKPETVIQPSNCADGATLYEPAGEAADGQQILRWLKDPANDEFKDDEAVKEYLEQSAANGADSPTNSYTVNGWAIADLMIDNFTRAAESEDGLSRLSIMEAARTQDYQPPMFIDGIKFMMSPSQSYGILAFKPYTWDAAGTTFVPAGEVIDISSSYE; from the coding sequence ATGAACCGACTCCTGCGCGTGGCGGCTGCCGTGTCAGCCACCACGCTCGTACTCACCGCGTGCGGCTCGAACTCGGGAGCCTCCGACGACAGTGACTCCGGCGCGTCGGGCGTCATCACCGCCGACGACTGCGCCGACCCTGACGCCGCCTCGGCCGAGATCACCGACACCCTCAAGGTCGGCTGGACAGCAGCCACGTCCGGCCCCCTCGCCGACGCCGTCGGCAACGTCATCGAGGGCATGGAGGCGCGCTTCGCCGTGGCGAACGAGGCCGGCGGCATCGACGGCGTCAAGCTCGAGGTCATCGTCAAGGACGACGCCTTCAACCCCGAGCGGGCCAAGGCCAACGTCGGTGAGCTGATCCAGAAGGACAAGGTCGACGTCCTCGACACCTTCGGCTCCGGCCAGGTCGACGCGATCGCCGACGACCAGAACGACGCCTGCGTCCCGCTGCTCTTCGCGCAGGCCAGCGTCCCGGCGTACCGCGACATCGAGAACTTCCCGTGGACCACGGAGTACCTCCCGTCGGCCGACGTCGAGATGGCCGTCGTCGTCGAGGGCCTGAAGAAGCAGTACCCGGACGGCGCCGACGTGGCGCTCGCGGTCAACCAGACCGAGTCGGGCCAGGGCATCGCGGACGGCTTCAAGAAGGCCGCCGAGGGCACGAACCTGAAGATCGTCGCCGAGGAGCCCCTCACGGATCCGAAGACGGCCGCCTCGACGCTGAAGGCGAGCAACGCCCAGGTCCTCGTCGACGCGGGTGTGACGACCGACTGCCTCGCGCTGACCCAGGCGATCGCGCGTGTCGGGTGGAAGCCCGAGACCGTGATCCAGCCGTCGAACTGTGCCGACGGTGCGACGCTCTACGAGCCCGCCGGTGAGGCTGCCGACGGCCAGCAGATCCTGCGCTGGCTGAAGGATCCCGCCAACGACGAGTTCAAGGACGACGAGGCCGTCAAGGAGTACCTCGAGCAGTCCGCGGCCAACGGCGCCGACTCGCCGACCAACAGCTACACGGTCAACGGCTGGGCGATCGCCGACCTGATGATCGACAACTTCACCCGCGCCGCGGAGTCGGAGGACGGGCTGTCGCGCCTCTCGATCATGGAGGCCGCACGCACGCAGGACTACCAGCCCCCGATGTTCATCGACGGGATCAAGTTCATGATGAGCCCGAGCCAGTCGTACGGGATCCTCGCGTTCAAGCCGTACACGTGGGACGCCGCCGGGACGACCTTCGTCCCCGCCGGTGAGGTCATCGACATCTCGTCCAGCTACGAGTGA
- a CDS encoding class I adenylate-forming enzyme family protein: protein MTDGRGLHPRARVEDYTSKGWWSDETADQVFRDQVAARGDALAVVDPANRVALLGTEPRRLTWNELDEEVTFLAARLLDLGLERGDVLGVQLPNTIELVEVYLAAWTLGVIVSPLPMQYREREVVGMANQAEFAGFVTTYAFGDRRPADDAVAVRDKIPSLRSVVGLGLPGEEAGDTSAEVVQLVPAAAGADDAARVAAYREADPNDPNDCLTICWTSGTESEPKGVPRCHYDWLAISWATVDAPRVTADDVLLNPFPMVNMAGINGMFLPWLRTGGVLVQHHPFDLPTFLGQIATERATYTVAPPALLWMLLHDEALLSKVDLSSLTRIGSGSVPLQPAMVRGWQDRGIPVINFFGSNEGIGLLSSFEDFPDPDERAQYFPRYGAPDVHWSSRVSEWMHVKLVDVLTGEEITEPGRSGELHIIGPTVFAGYLHGDRRPTPFDDEGYLKTGDLFEIAGDRGQFLHYLDRAKDLVIRGGMNIAPAELEGLIGAHPAVADVAVIGDPDEVLGERVAAVVTLKPGSTLTLEELVGFLKDQKIASFKLPERLEVSDDLPRNPVGKILKRALRRTEHATTTTGAGA, encoded by the coding sequence ATGACGGACGGACGTGGACTCCACCCGCGGGCGCGGGTCGAGGACTACACGAGCAAGGGCTGGTGGAGCGACGAGACGGCTGACCAGGTCTTCAGGGACCAGGTCGCCGCGCGCGGTGACGCGCTCGCGGTCGTCGACCCCGCCAACCGCGTTGCCCTGCTCGGGACCGAGCCCCGACGGCTCACGTGGAACGAGCTCGACGAGGAGGTGACCTTCCTGGCGGCCCGTCTGCTTGACCTGGGCCTGGAGCGGGGAGACGTCCTCGGTGTCCAGCTGCCCAACACCATCGAGCTCGTCGAGGTCTACCTCGCCGCATGGACGCTCGGCGTGATCGTCTCGCCGCTGCCGATGCAGTACCGCGAGCGCGAGGTCGTCGGGATGGCCAACCAGGCCGAGTTCGCCGGCTTCGTCACGACGTACGCGTTCGGTGACCGTCGCCCGGCCGACGACGCGGTCGCGGTCCGGGACAAGATCCCGTCGCTGCGATCCGTCGTCGGGCTGGGGCTGCCGGGCGAAGAGGCCGGTGACACCTCGGCCGAGGTCGTCCAGCTCGTCCCGGCCGCCGCCGGAGCGGATGACGCGGCGCGGGTCGCGGCGTACCGTGAGGCCGACCCGAACGATCCCAACGACTGCCTCACGATCTGCTGGACCTCGGGCACCGAGAGCGAGCCGAAGGGCGTCCCGCGCTGCCACTACGACTGGCTCGCGATCTCGTGGGCCACGGTCGACGCGCCGCGGGTGACCGCCGACGACGTCCTGCTCAACCCTTTCCCGATGGTCAACATGGCGGGCATCAACGGCATGTTCCTGCCGTGGCTGCGCACCGGCGGGGTGCTCGTCCAGCACCACCCGTTCGACCTCCCGACCTTCCTGGGGCAGATCGCGACGGAGCGTGCGACGTACACGGTGGCGCCGCCGGCCCTCCTTTGGATGCTGCTCCACGACGAGGCGCTCCTCTCCAAGGTGGACCTCTCGAGCCTCACCCGGATCGGGTCCGGCTCGGTGCCGCTCCAGCCGGCGATGGTCCGCGGCTGGCAGGACCGGGGCATCCCGGTGATCAACTTCTTCGGCTCGAACGAGGGCATCGGGCTGCTCTCGAGCTTCGAGGACTTTCCTGATCCCGACGAGCGGGCCCAGTACTTCCCCCGGTACGGCGCCCCTGACGTCCACTGGTCGTCGCGGGTGTCGGAGTGGATGCACGTCAAGCTCGTCGACGTGCTGACCGGTGAGGAGATCACCGAGCCTGGCCGCAGCGGAGAGCTGCACATCATCGGTCCGACGGTGTTCGCCGGCTACCTCCACGGCGACCGCCGCCCCACGCCCTTCGACGACGAGGGCTACCTCAAGACCGGCGACCTGTTCGAGATCGCCGGCGACCGGGGCCAGTTCCTGCACTACCTCGACCGAGCGAAGGACCTCGTGATCCGCGGCGGGATGAACATCGCGCCGGCCGAGCTCGAGGGTCTGATCGGAGCGCACCCCGCCGTCGCCGACGTCGCGGTGATCGGAGATCCAGACGAGGTCCTCGGTGAACGGGTCGCGGCCGTGGTGACCCTCAAGCCCGGGTCCACGCTCACTCTCGAGGAGCTCGTCGGCTTCCTCAAGGACCAGAAGATCGCCTCCTTCAAGCTGCCGGAGCGGCTCGAGGTGAGCGACGACCTCCCGCGCAACCCCGTCGGCAAGATCCTCAAGCGAGCGCTGCGACGGACCGAGCACGCCACCACGACGACAGGAGCAGGCGCATGA
- a CDS encoding nuclear transport factor 2 family protein — MSTAATDTAPMTDEAKLALARRMFDAWDALDWDLVLDLFADDGVLHSVMQEPVVGREAIRDRLAILGSKAESITLRIKALGVIDGRVFVERVDDFWFDGHHGEVPVVGILRMSGDRVTEWLEYYDRPTLLAGMGISEDFGH; from the coding sequence ATGAGCACAGCGGCGACGGACACGGCACCGATGACCGACGAGGCCAAGCTCGCCCTGGCCCGACGGATGTTCGACGCATGGGACGCACTGGACTGGGACCTCGTCCTGGACCTGTTCGCCGACGACGGCGTGCTGCACAGCGTCATGCAGGAGCCGGTCGTCGGGCGCGAGGCGATCCGTGACCGGCTGGCGATCCTGGGGTCCAAGGCCGAGAGCATCACGCTGCGGATCAAGGCGCTCGGGGTGATCGACGGGCGGGTGTTCGTCGAGCGCGTCGACGACTTCTGGTTCGACGGGCACCATGGCGAGGTCCCTGTCGTCGGCATCCTCCGCATGTCCGGAGACCGGGTGACGGAGTGGCTCGAGTACTACGACCGTCCGACGCTGCTGGCCGGCATGGGCATCTCCGAGGACTTCGGGCACTGA
- a CDS encoding class I adenylate-forming enzyme family protein, whose translation MPSGSWARTAVSAMGRAAPEAVAFRGHGTVRTHAESRRRAIAFAHALVARGIGPGDRVALVVEDRADAVEAYLGVGLAGATAVQVNDRLQVAEIDEVLGLAGVRAVVHTAGHAKRLEDLLRGAGTDVVSVGTRTAATTLTYEDAVAASASLDLPHLAFDADAPGIVGFTSGTTGRPKGVVHTHANLDRIVRHMPVHDGIRWGSRCGFTGTLAFAAGIWGVVLPHLYVGGEVSFMAGLDPEAWVERMLTERTTFTYAPTPLMGAFADRVRESPGVLDHLDVVLHSGSLAPRESVEDLVDAIGHRYVETYGMTETGAPVTATVPDDWRAGSTADDPYASAGRPVTIAEIRITDAAGTALRPGEVGEIEVASETLFAGYLDQPDLTAEALHDGWLKTGDLGSLDASGRLYVRGRAKDMIVTGGMNVYPAEVERVLVQAVGIADAAVFGVAHPRWGETVTAAVVAAPGVAVDLDGLTAYVRERLAGYKKPTAIHVVEALPRNASLKVRKDELRRRFEHADD comes from the coding sequence ATGCCGTCGGGCAGCTGGGCACGCACCGCCGTGTCCGCGATGGGTCGGGCCGCGCCGGAGGCCGTCGCCTTCCGCGGCCACGGCACGGTCCGGACCCACGCGGAGTCACGCCGGCGTGCGATCGCCTTCGCCCACGCGCTCGTGGCGCGCGGCATCGGACCCGGGGACCGCGTCGCGCTGGTCGTCGAGGACCGCGCCGACGCTGTCGAGGCGTACCTCGGGGTAGGCCTCGCGGGGGCCACCGCCGTCCAGGTCAACGACCGGCTCCAGGTCGCGGAGATCGACGAGGTCCTGGGCCTCGCCGGGGTCCGCGCGGTCGTCCACACGGCGGGCCACGCGAAGCGGCTCGAGGACCTGCTGCGCGGCGCCGGTACGGACGTCGTCTCGGTCGGCACCCGCACGGCGGCCACCACACTGACGTACGAGGACGCGGTCGCAGCGTCCGCCTCCCTCGACCTTCCGCACCTGGCGTTCGACGCCGACGCGCCGGGGATCGTGGGCTTCACCAGCGGCACCACGGGTCGGCCGAAGGGTGTCGTGCACACCCATGCGAACCTCGACCGGATCGTGCGGCACATGCCTGTCCACGACGGGATCCGGTGGGGGAGCCGGTGCGGCTTCACCGGCACTCTGGCGTTCGCGGCCGGCATCTGGGGAGTCGTGCTCCCGCACCTGTACGTCGGCGGCGAGGTCTCGTTCATGGCCGGGCTCGACCCCGAGGCGTGGGTCGAGAGGATGCTCACCGAGCGCACGACGTTCACCTACGCGCCCACCCCCCTCATGGGCGCGTTCGCCGACCGGGTGCGCGAGAGCCCCGGCGTCCTCGACCACCTCGACGTGGTGCTGCACTCCGGATCGCTCGCCCCGCGCGAGTCGGTGGAGGACCTCGTCGACGCGATCGGGCACCGCTATGTCGAGACGTACGGGATGACCGAGACGGGGGCGCCGGTGACCGCGACGGTCCCCGACGACTGGCGGGCGGGTTCGACGGCCGACGATCCGTACGCCTCCGCCGGGCGCCCGGTGACGATCGCCGAGATCCGGATCACCGACGCCGCCGGCACAGCGCTCCGGCCCGGCGAGGTCGGTGAGATCGAGGTGGCGAGCGAGACGCTGTTCGCGGGCTACCTCGACCAGCCCGACCTCACCGCCGAGGCCCTGCACGACGGCTGGTTGAAGACCGGTGACCTCGGCTCGCTCGACGCCTCCGGCCGCCTCTACGTCCGGGGCCGCGCCAAGGACATGATCGTCACCGGCGGGATGAACGTGTATCCCGCCGAGGTGGAGCGGGTCCTCGTGCAGGCCGTCGGCATCGCCGACGCGGCGGTCTTCGGTGTCGCGCACCCGCGGTGGGGCGAGACCGTGACGGCCGCGGTCGTCGCGGCGCCCGGGGTCGCCGTCGACCTCGACGGCCTCACGGCGTACGTGCGCGAGCGCCTCGCCGGATACAAGAAGCCGACCGCGATCCACGTGGTCGAGGCGTTGCCGCGCAACGCCAGCCTGAAGGTCCGCAAGGACGAGCTCCGCAGGAGGTTCGAGCATGCCGACGACTGA
- a CDS encoding NAD(P)H-dependent flavin oxidoreductase codes for MPTTDRTRIDAILERLRLPVLAAPMFLVSGPELVVASSRAGVMGSFPSPNCRTTAELDAWLGAITDGLRGVDTPWALNLVTHRTNTRLDDDLRLVKEYEPPVVVTALGSPAPALDVVHAYGGVVVADVVSLRLAKKAVGMGADGLGLVSAGAGGHTGHLSPFAFVSAVREFFDGLVMVGGGISDGAGAAGAVAAGADLVSIGTRFLATTESMAVDPYKEMVVAHGVDDLVVSAGVTGTPASWLRPSLVANGLDPDAMTFDGERTYDAAASPGGRWKDIWAAGQGLGTIHAVEPVASVVDRLEAEYVAALDRVSGLRRR; via the coding sequence ATGCCGACGACTGACCGGACACGTATCGACGCGATCCTCGAACGGCTCCGGCTGCCGGTCCTGGCGGCGCCGATGTTCCTCGTGTCGGGGCCCGAGCTCGTGGTCGCGTCCTCGCGTGCCGGCGTGATGGGCTCGTTCCCGTCGCCGAACTGCCGGACCACCGCCGAGCTCGACGCGTGGCTCGGGGCGATCACCGACGGCCTGCGGGGTGTCGACACGCCCTGGGCGCTGAACCTCGTCACGCACCGCACCAACACGCGCCTCGACGACGACCTTCGGCTGGTCAAGGAGTACGAGCCGCCCGTCGTCGTGACCGCGCTCGGGTCTCCGGCGCCAGCCCTCGACGTCGTGCACGCGTACGGCGGGGTCGTCGTCGCCGACGTGGTGAGCCTGCGCCTCGCGAAGAAGGCGGTCGGCATGGGAGCCGACGGCCTGGGCCTCGTGTCGGCCGGTGCCGGCGGACACACCGGCCACCTGTCGCCGTTCGCGTTCGTGTCGGCCGTCCGCGAGTTCTTCGACGGCCTGGTGATGGTCGGCGGCGGGATCAGCGACGGGGCCGGGGCTGCCGGGGCCGTCGCGGCCGGGGCAGACCTGGTCTCGATCGGCACACGTTTCCTCGCGACGACCGAGAGCATGGCGGTCGATCCCTACAAGGAGATGGTGGTCGCGCACGGCGTCGACGACCTCGTGGTCAGCGCTGGTGTGACGGGCACGCCGGCCTCGTGGCTGAGGCCGAGCCTGGTCGCGAACGGTCTCGACCCGGATGCGATGACGTTCGACGGCGAGCGCACCTACGATGCCGCTGCGTCGCCGGGCGGACGGTGGAAGGACATCTGGGCAGCTGGACAGGGGCTGGGGACGATCCACGCCGTCGAGCCGGTCGCCTCGGTCGTGGACCGGCTGGAGGCGGAGTACGTCGCGGCGCTCGACCGGGTCAGCGGGCTCCGCCGGCGCTGA
- a CDS encoding IclR family transcriptional regulator — MSIADGAAGGSQTLERGLLVLQVVAESPGATATEITARAGLHRSIVHRLLVSLERTGYVARDGAGRYQVGRMLTTLADRARPRLHAVAEPVLHDLAVTLDATASLVEVVADAAVTTVVAEPPTDGPRFSYRLGNRDPLDRGAGGLAALAAGPAVLDEPARVVAVREAGVVTTHAELNPGAYGIAAPVPGLRSVRAAVTVITSRPDVAERAESLVREAARRIGDAARG, encoded by the coding sequence ATGTCGATCGCGGACGGAGCGGCGGGCGGGTCGCAGACGCTCGAGCGTGGTCTGCTCGTGCTCCAGGTGGTGGCGGAGAGCCCGGGTGCCACGGCGACCGAGATCACCGCGCGGGCGGGGCTGCACCGCTCGATCGTCCATCGACTGCTCGTCAGCCTGGAACGCACGGGGTACGTGGCGAGGGACGGAGCCGGCCGCTATCAGGTGGGCCGGATGCTCACCACGCTCGCGGACCGTGCGCGTCCGCGGCTGCACGCCGTCGCCGAGCCCGTCCTGCACGACCTCGCCGTCACCCTGGACGCGACCGCGAGCCTGGTCGAGGTCGTCGCGGACGCCGCCGTCACGACCGTGGTCGCGGAGCCCCCGACCGACGGTCCGCGCTTCTCCTACCGGCTCGGCAACCGCGACCCGCTCGACCGCGGAGCCGGTGGCCTCGCCGCCCTGGCTGCCGGACCAGCGGTGCTCGACGAGCCAGCACGTGTCGTTGCGGTGCGCGAGGCCGGCGTCGTGACGACGCACGCCGAGCTCAACCCCGGTGCGTACGGCATCGCTGCGCCTGTCCCCGGCCTGCGCAGCGTGCGCGCGGCCGTCACCGTGATCACGAGCCGCCCCGACGTGGCCGAGCGCGCAGAGTCGCTCGTCCGCGAGGCGGCGCGTCGGATCGGCGACGCCGCGCGGGGGTGA
- a CDS encoding SulP family inorganic anion transporter, translating into MAGTILGVESVPDGLANGLLAGVNPVAGLYAYLYGLVGGALVTGSGLMAVQGTGAMAIIVSDVDLDSTDDPMRSLFTLTVLTGVVMVAAGLLGLARFLRFVSTSVMTGFVTAVGINIVLGQLDNLTGYVSHGANRVLRALDLLLHPWAIDPATLLVGALTILGILGLRHTRLGAMGLVVAVAATSLLALALNSAGSDVAVVADVADVPRSLPAPVLPALGEIPWLLLPALSLAFVGLVQGAAVASAFPARHGAARPDASQDFVGQGAGNLLSGLFQGNPVGGSMGASSLVATAGAHGRRALLVGAAVMAVVIFALAPVVERVAMPSLAGLLIVVGAGAVRIPQIVAAFRTGPVPVAVMVVTFALTLVVPLQYAVLVGVGMSVLMFVIQQSTRLTLRRLTLDEQGRVIEGPPPSTLPPRTVVVLQPYGPLFFASTDALHRQLPSVTARSQGSVVILRIRGADEAGLTLLDALDDYASELRETGSRLVVVTDNPRLTAQLRRHRTGRTLGLERVYEGTEVVGEALTRAVADARAWIARQS; encoded by the coding sequence GTGGCGGGCACGATCCTCGGCGTCGAGAGCGTCCCCGACGGCCTGGCCAACGGGCTGCTCGCCGGCGTCAACCCGGTGGCGGGTCTCTACGCCTACCTGTACGGCCTCGTCGGCGGCGCGCTCGTCACGGGGAGCGGGCTCATGGCCGTCCAGGGCACCGGCGCGATGGCGATCATCGTCTCCGACGTGGACCTCGACTCGACCGACGACCCGATGCGGTCGCTCTTCACCCTGACCGTCCTCACGGGGGTCGTCATGGTGGCCGCCGGGCTGCTGGGTCTCGCACGCTTCCTGCGGTTCGTGTCGACGTCGGTGATGACCGGTTTCGTCACCGCGGTCGGCATCAACATCGTGCTCGGCCAGCTCGACAACCTGACCGGCTACGTCTCGCACGGCGCGAACCGGGTGCTCCGAGCGCTGGACCTCCTGCTCCACCCGTGGGCCATCGATCCGGCGACGCTGCTCGTGGGAGCGCTGACGATCCTCGGCATCCTGGGCCTGCGGCACACCCGGCTCGGCGCGATGGGCCTCGTCGTGGCCGTCGCGGCGACGTCGCTCCTCGCGCTCGCCCTCAACAGTGCCGGCTCGGACGTGGCGGTCGTCGCCGATGTCGCGGACGTGCCGCGGTCACTCCCCGCGCCGGTCCTCCCGGCGCTCGGCGAGATCCCTTGGCTGCTGCTGCCCGCGCTCTCCCTCGCGTTCGTCGGTCTCGTCCAGGGCGCCGCCGTCGCGAGCGCGTTCCCGGCCAGGCACGGGGCGGCTCGTCCCGACGCCTCGCAGGACTTCGTCGGGCAGGGCGCCGGCAACCTCCTCTCCGGCCTCTTCCAGGGAAACCCTGTCGGCGGATCCATGGGCGCGAGCTCCCTCGTGGCGACCGCCGGCGCGCACGGACGTCGAGCGCTGCTCGTCGGAGCAGCCGTGATGGCGGTCGTGATCTTCGCTCTCGCCCCCGTCGTCGAGCGCGTCGCCATGCCGTCGCTCGCAGGTCTGCTCATCGTCGTCGGGGCCGGGGCCGTACGCATCCCGCAGATCGTGGCGGCCTTCCGCACCGGACCGGTGCCCGTCGCCGTGATGGTGGTGACGTTCGCGCTGACCCTGGTGGTGCCGCTGCAGTACGCGGTGCTGGTCGGGGTCGGCATGTCCGTCCTCATGTTCGTCATCCAGCAGTCGACACGTCTGACGCTGCGAAGGCTCACGCTCGACGAGCAGGGCCGCGTGATCGAAGGCCCACCGCCCAGCACGCTCCCGCCTCGTACCGTCGTCGTGCTCCAGCCGTACGGACCGTTGTTCTTCGCCTCGACCGATGCGCTGCACCGCCAGCTCCCGTCGGTGACGGCACGCTCGCAGGGATCGGTGGTGATCCTGCGGATCCGAGGGGCCGACGAGGCGGGCCTCACCCTGCTCGACGCCCTCGACGACTACGCGAGCGAGTTGCGCGAGACGGGGAGCAGGCTCGTCGTCGTCACGGACAACCCCCGCCTGACAGCACAGCTGCGGCGCCACCGCACCGGCCGCACGCTCGGCCTGGAGCGTGTCTACGAGGGGACCGAGGTGGTCGGCGAGGCGCTCACCCGCGCGGTCGCCGACGCGCGGGCGTGGATCGCACGTCAGTCCTGA
- a CDS encoding alkyl/aryl-sulfatase, with protein sequence MSTPKPASPTILGQQQALRDSLPFGDTQDFDDASRGLLGAREPGAIAATDGRVVWDGDTYSFLEGEAPDSVNPSLWRQSQLVARQGLYEVVEGIYQVRGFDLSNITFVEGDSGVVVIDPLISTETAAAALALYHEHRGERPVTAVIYTHSHVDHFGGVKGVTTQEDVDAGRVPVLAPSGFVEHAVAENVYAGTAMARRAGYMYGAVLARGPQGQVGAGLGQTTSTGTVTLIAPTHEITTTGQEEVVDGVRIVFQMAPDTEAPSEMLFYFPDHKALCAAEDATHNLHNLLTLRGAVVRDPHGWSKYLTETIDLFGGEVEVVFASHHWPTWGNQRVVEFLSLQRDLYAYLHDQTLRLLNQGLTGAEIAEEIALPPALENAWSTRGYYGSVSHNVKAIYQRYMGWFNGNPATLWEHTPVERAKRYVDLGGGADAVVEKARTAFDSGDYRWAAELLNHVVFAQQDHAAARDLLADTYEQLGYGSENGTWRNFYLSGATELRDGAFGTPTQTSSPDMVSQLSPEMLFDALAVQVDGPRAWDEKLSIDVVLTDVDERYRLRLANGVLTYSAAPQTGDADATLTTTKRALPALATGKLAEAGIEVTGDAAVLGRLTGLLDPGDKDFAIVTP encoded by the coding sequence ATGTCGACACCCAAGCCAGCTTCCCCCACCATTCTCGGACAGCAGCAGGCACTGCGTGACTCCTTGCCCTTCGGTGACACCCAGGACTTCGACGACGCCTCGCGGGGCCTTCTCGGTGCACGTGAGCCGGGCGCGATCGCGGCGACGGACGGTCGCGTCGTCTGGGACGGCGACACCTACAGCTTTCTCGAGGGCGAGGCTCCCGACTCGGTCAACCCGAGTCTGTGGAGGCAGTCGCAGCTCGTTGCTCGCCAAGGTCTGTACGAGGTCGTCGAGGGCATCTACCAGGTGCGCGGGTTCGACCTCTCGAACATCACCTTCGTCGAGGGCGACTCCGGGGTCGTCGTCATCGACCCGCTCATCTCGACGGAGACGGCCGCCGCTGCCCTCGCGCTGTACCACGAGCACCGCGGCGAGCGACCCGTCACGGCAGTGATCTACACCCACTCGCACGTCGACCACTTCGGTGGGGTGAAGGGTGTGACCACTCAGGAGGACGTCGATGCCGGTCGTGTGCCGGTCCTCGCGCCCTCGGGCTTCGTCGAGCACGCGGTGGCGGAGAACGTGTACGCGGGCACCGCGATGGCCCGTCGCGCCGGGTACATGTACGGCGCCGTGCTGGCGCGAGGCCCCCAGGGGCAGGTCGGTGCGGGCCTCGGCCAGACCACTTCCACAGGCACGGTGACGCTGATCGCGCCGACCCACGAGATCACGACGACCGGCCAGGAGGAGGTCGTCGACGGCGTCCGGATCGTGTTCCAGATGGCACCGGACACCGAGGCGCCGTCGGAGATGCTGTTCTACTTCCCCGACCACAAGGCGCTGTGCGCCGCCGAGGATGCGACCCACAACCTCCACAACCTGCTGACGCTGCGCGGCGCGGTCGTCCGGGACCCGCACGGCTGGTCGAAGTACCTCACGGAGACGATCGACCTGTTCGGTGGTGAGGTCGAGGTTGTGTTCGCCTCGCACCACTGGCCCACCTGGGGCAATCAGCGCGTCGTCGAGTTCCTCTCGCTCCAGCGCGACCTCTACGCCTACCTGCACGATCAGACTCTTCGTCTTCTGAACCAGGGTCTCACTGGCGCGGAGATCGCCGAGGAGATCGCGCTGCCCCCGGCACTCGAGAACGCGTGGAGCACGCGCGGCTACTACGGATCGGTGAGCCACAACGTCAAGGCGATCTACCAGCGCTACATGGGCTGGTTCAACGGCAACCCGGCCACGCTCTGGGAGCACACACCCGTGGAGCGGGCGAAGCGCTACGTCGACCTCGGGGGCGGCGCGGACGCCGTCGTCGAGAAGGCTCGTACGGCGTTCGACTCGGGTGACTACCGCTGGGCGGCCGAGCTGCTCAACCACGTGGTCTTCGCGCAGCAGGACCATGCTGCGGCCCGTGACCTGCTGGCCGACACGTACGAGCAGCTCGGCTACGGCTCGGAGAACGGGACCTGGCGCAACTTCTACCTGTCAGGTGCGACGGAGCTGCGCGACGGGGCATTCGGGACGCCGACCCAGACGAGCTCGCCCGACATGGTCAGCCAGCTCTCGCCGGAGATGCTGTTCGACGCCCTCGCGGTCCAGGTCGACGGCCCGCGCGCGTGGGACGAGAAGCTGTCGATCGACGTGGTCCTCACCGACGTCGACGAGCGGTATCGTCTGCGACTCGCCAACGGCGTCCTCACCTACAGCGCTGCGCCGCAGACGGGCGACGCCGACGCCACACTCACCACGACGAAGCGCGCCCTGCCGGCGCTCGCCACCGGCAAGCTCGCCGAGGCCGGCATCGAGGTCACGGGTGACGCCGCCGTGCTCGGACGCCTCACCGGTCTCCTCGATCCGGGCGACAAGGACTTCGCCATCGTGACGCCATAG